A window from Culex pipiens pallens isolate TS chromosome 3, TS_CPP_V2, whole genome shotgun sequence encodes these proteins:
- the LOC120430985 gene encoding uncharacterized protein LOC120430985: MALVEGTTKTEMTLTESQTPVISKEVIVEKSSAGVSEKSVTQSKSFGASSEKEILEESANAISKTVEKSESSFASERSVSEKVSDTGSLASSLLSSSSVISSVSSSKVVSSSFSSSSSSSMSSIKSSSFDSSTAIDDFFKN; this comes from the coding sequence ATGGCTCTCGTTGAAGGCACCACCAAGACTGAAATGACCCTCACCGAGTCACAAACTCCCGTGATTTCGAAGGAAGTAATTGTCGAAAAATCATCTGCCGGCGTTTCCGAAAAAAGCGTTACGCAGTCCAAAAGCTTCGGCGCTAGCAGCGAAAAGGAAATCCTGGAGGAAAGTGCCAACGCCATCTCTAAGACTGTGGAGAAATCAGAGTCATCGTTTGCTTCCGAACGGAGTGTGTCTGAAAAAGTTTCGGATACTGGATCTCTTGCCTCATCACTGCTCTCTTCTTCGTCCGTGATAAGCTCCGTTTCAAGCAGCAAAGTGGTATCCTCGTCATTCAGCTCTTCCAGTTCATCgtccatgtccagtatcaaatcATCTTCGTTCGACTCCAGCACAGCTATCGacgatttctttaaaaattag
- the LOC120430983 gene encoding juvenile hormone esterase-like, with protein MCELKKMLVLFILLCHVFAHETQRLGTEENTLQNPRVCIDDGCLRGKTMEGYQAGPFNAFIGIPYAKPPTEELRFSNPVRNEPWKRGIVYNATEDKPMCVQKNDLLPNAKVSGDEDCLYLNVYQPMVHSSSKTPLPVMVYIHGGGFFAGGASPSIIGPEYFMDTRRVILVTFQYRLGVFGFLSTGDEVAPGNFGLKDQVMALRWVKHNIAYFGGNPDLVTIFGQSAGGASVHMHMISLMSDGLFSRAIVMSGNAIAPWNIPTEDPLSLAQRQAEAVGIAQVDTLSSKQLVDALRNVDANVLSESIDKLKFWSIDPLTLYRPVVEPLCSSNESFLIEDPRISWRKGSYHKIPWMTGYLPNDGAVRAIAITSNKKLLNELNANISYILPMLLEKPPSQELMKVLKHRYFNDSTDEKWITTENAQRLVDLYTEAAFLYPIHSAVKQHVTSADTKLAPVSIYKFSFKGPYSYSFLYTFTHQDFGVVHCDELIYLFRSPALFPDFPHKSKEARMSHHFVEFFIDFAINGVATPLKPYRGCNNDNEVYQSMDCDVLEFINSSEPGKPFEVRVSNGRNEDLFSFWRKFY; from the exons ATGTGTGAATTAAAAAAGATGCTCGTGCTTTTCATCCTGCTATGCCATGTATTTGCTCATGAAACTCAACGGTTGGGTACAGAAGAAAATACCTTACAGAACCCAAGAGTTTGTATTGACGACGGATGTTTGCGCGGGAAAACCATGGAAGGCTATCAGGCTGGTCCGTTCAACGCTTTCATCGGTATCCCATACGCAAAACCACCCACTGAAGAGCTTAGATTTTCC AATCCAGTCCGTAATGAACCTTGGAAAAGAGGAATAGTTTACAACGCAACTGAAGATAAACCAATGTGTGTACAAAAGAACGATCTCCTTCCAAATGCCAAAGTATCCGGAGATGAAGATTGTTTGTACTTGAATGTTTATCAACCAATG gttcacAGTTCATCAAAAACACCGCTCCCGGTTATGGTTTACATTCATGGAGGTGGATTCTTTGCTGGTGGTGCAAGTCCTTCTATAATAGGACCAGAATACTTTATGGACACCCGTCGGGTTATTTTGGTAACATTCCAGTACAGATTAGGCGTGTTTGGGTTTCTTTCTACGGGCGATGAGGTCGCTCCGGGAAATTTTGGACTCAAAGATCAGGTCATGGCCCTGCGGTGGGTGAAACataatattgcatattttggagGAAATCCCGACTTGGTGACAATATTTGGCCAGAGTGCCGGAGGAGCATCGGTCCACATGCACATGATTAGCCTGATGAGTGACGGACTTTTCTCCAGAGCTATCGTGATGAGTGGCAATGCAATTGCGCCATGGAACATTCCGACCGAGGATCCTTTGAGTTTGGCCCAGAGGCAAGCAGAAGCAGTGGGTATCGCGCAAGTGGATACGCTTTCCTCAAAGCAGTTGGTCGATGCTTTGAGAAATGTTGATGCAAATGTGCTTTCGGAAAGTATCGATAAATTAAAA ttttggtCAATCGATCCACTAACCTTGTATAGACCGGTTGTGGAACCGCTTTGTTCATCAAATGAATCTTTTTTAATCGAAGATCCTCGTATTTCTTGGAGGAAAGGTAGCTATCACAAAATTCCTTGGATGACCGGATACCTTCCAAATGACGGCGCAGTTCGAGCTATTGCAATCACATCTAATAAAAAACTTCTGAATGAGTTAAATGCTAACATTAGCTACATACTGCCCATGCTCCTGGAGAAACCACCCTCGCAGGAATTGATGAAAGTATTAAAACATCGATACTTCAATGATAGCACTGACGAGAAGTGGATAACAACAGAAAACGCGCAGCGATTGGTCGAT CTCTACACCGAAGCGGCGTTTCTGTATCCGATTCACTCGGCCGTAAAACAGCATGTGACTTCCGCTGACACCAAGCTGGCACCGGTTAGCATCTACAAGTTCAGCTTCAAAGGTCCTTATTCGTACTCGTTCCTGTACACTTTTACCCACCAAGACTTTGGCGTAGTGCATTGCGACGAGCTCATCTACCTCTTCCGATCCCCAGCGCTTTTCCCCGACTTTCCGCACAAGTCCAAAGAGGCGCGAATGTCGCACCACTTTGTAGagtttttcatcgatttcgccATCAATGG AGTGGCTACTCCATTGAAACCATACCGAGGATGCAACAATGACAATGAGGTCTACCAATCAATGGATTGTGATGTACTAGAGTTCATAAATTCTAGCGAACCTGGCAAGCCTTTCGAAGTACGTGTATCAAATGGTCGGAATGAGGATCTATTCAGCTTTTGgagaaaattttactaa